A stretch of the Arthrobacter stackebrandtii genome encodes the following:
- a CDS encoding FmdB family zinc ribbon protein: MPTYAYACKDCGHAFDIQQSFSDNSLTVCPECGGALRKKFNSVGVVFKGSGFYRTDSRSSSSSVPAASAPAAAAPSTPAPAPAPAGAAK, encoded by the coding sequence GTGCCCACTTACGCTTACGCCTGCAAGGATTGCGGCCACGCCTTCGACATTCAGCAGTCGTTCAGCGACAACTCGCTGACCGTCTGCCCCGAATGCGGCGGCGCGCTGCGCAAGAAGTTCAATTCAGTTGGCGTGGTGTTCAAGGGTTCGGGCTTCTACCGCACCGATTCACGATCAAGCTCCAGCTCCGTGCCCGCGGCCTCCGCCCCCGCCGCAGCTGCACCCTCCACTCCGGCACCCGCCCCGGCCCCTGCAGGCGCCGCGAAGTAG
- a CDS encoding 5-formyltetrahydrofolate cyclo-ligase, with protein MSTPPKTAWRARLRAARAAADAASRAAAGTGLARVGLDWVESLAAAAAPAGGPPADAAPLGGLSSGAFPGTGPPAARLQVCAYISTGTEPSTDELLSALAAAGHLVHVPVCEPGFALSWVRWFPGVAMVRSALAPVMEPVGVRRPFPELGPVPAVLVPALAVDESGTRMGQGGGYYDRFLAGLAGSTASPGTRVTVAAVVHSNEILSAGMLPRDTFDMPVSWALSPSGVRRLGG; from the coding sequence GTGAGCACACCCCCGAAAACTGCATGGCGGGCCCGCCTGCGCGCCGCCCGGGCCGCTGCGGATGCGGCGTCCCGGGCGGCCGCGGGCACGGGACTGGCCCGGGTGGGGCTGGACTGGGTGGAGTCGCTGGCGGCCGCTGCAGCCCCGGCCGGTGGACCTCCTGCGGATGCTGCCCCGCTCGGCGGCCTGTCCAGCGGGGCATTCCCCGGGACCGGTCCGCCCGCGGCACGGCTGCAGGTGTGCGCCTATATTTCCACGGGCACCGAGCCCTCCACGGATGAGCTGCTTTCAGCGCTGGCCGCTGCCGGCCACCTGGTCCATGTGCCCGTGTGCGAGCCCGGCTTTGCCCTCAGCTGGGTCCGCTGGTTCCCCGGAGTTGCCATGGTCCGCAGTGCACTGGCCCCCGTCATGGAACCGGTGGGCGTGCGGCGCCCCTTCCCGGAATTGGGCCCTGTTCCGGCCGTCCTGGTCCCCGCCCTGGCCGTGGACGAATCCGGGACAAGGATGGGCCAGGGCGGCGGCTACTACGACAGGTTTCTGGCCGGCCTGGCCGGGTCGACGGCGTCCCCCGGCACACGGGTGACGGTCGCCGCCGTCGTGCATTCCAATGAAATTCTGTCAGCCGGAATGCTGCCCAGGGACACGTTCGACATGCCGGTTTCGTGGGCACTGTCACCGTCCGGGGTGCGCCGGCTGGGCGGCTGA